CTGGGCCTCGGGGCCCTCGGCATCCTCGTGGACGTCACGCTGCAGTGCGTGCCGGCGTTCGGCCTGCGGGCTGTCGAGCAGGCCGAGCCGCTCGACGACGTCGTGCTGACCCTCACGGACCGGGCGGCCGCCGCCGACCATTTCGAGTTCTACTGGTTCCCGCATACCGACGTCGCGCAGACGAAGACGAATGCCCGGATGCCGGCGGACGAGCCCGTCGAACCCCTCTCACCCGCGCGGCGCTGGGTCGACGACCGGCTCATCGGCACCGCTGTCCACCAGGCGGTGTGCACCGTGGGCCGGATCGTTCCCCCGCTCGTTCCCACCATCAACCGCGCCTCGGCGGCGGTGTGGGGGCAGCGCACCTTCTCGGACCGGTCCGATCGGGTGTTCGCGACCACTCGCGGCGTGCGATTCCGCGAGATGGAGTACGCCGTGCCGGTCGAGCGCCTGGGGGAGGCGTTCACGCAGCTGCGGACGCTGATCGATGACAGCGGGTGGCGGATCGAGTTCCCGGTCGAAGTGCGCACGGCGTCCGCCGATGACCTGTGGCTGTCGACGGCGCACGGTCGTGAGACCGGCTACATCGCCGTGCACCGCTACCTCCGCGCCGATCCGACTGCGTACTTCGCCGCCGTCGAGGAGATCATGCTCGCCCACGACGGACGGCCGCACTGGGGCAAGATGCACACCCAGCGCGCCGCGACCCTGCGCGAGCGCTATCCGCGCTTCGATGACTTCGTCGCCCTGCGCGACCGGCTCGACCCGACGCGCATGTTCAGCAACGCATATCTCGACCGCGTCCTCGGTGGGTAACGGCTGGGAGATCGGTTGCGTGCCGGTCGCCGACGGCGACCGCGGTTAGGATTGGAGCACAACGATGGGAGTGCTATGGAATGGCTGATCCCGGTACTGATCGTCGTCGGTCTGGTCGTGATCGTCGGCATCTACCTCTGGGCGACATACAACTCGCTGGTCGCACTGAAGGTGCGTGTCGATGAGGCGTGGAGCGACATCACGGTCCAGCTGAAGCGGCGCGCTGATCTGCTGCCCAATCTCATCGAGGCGGTGAAGGGCTACGCGGCGCATGAGAAGGCCGTGTTCGAGAACGTGACGCGGGCGCGCGCCGAGACTCTGGCCGTGTCGTCGCCGGCGGATGCCGGGGTCGCAGAGGGCCACATGCAGCAGGCGCTCAAGTCGCTGTTCGCCGTCGCCGAGGCCTACCCGCAGCTCCAGGCGAGCCAGAACTTCCTGCACCTGCAGCAGGCCGTCGTCGACACCGAAGACAAGATCCAGGCGTCCCGCCGCTTCTACAACGGCGGCGTCCGCGAACTGAACACCAAGATCAAGGTGTTCCCGAACAACCTGTTCGCCCGCAACCTCGGCTTCACCGAGCGGGAGTTCTTCGAGGTCGTCGACGGCGCCGCCATCGCAGAGCCGCCACGCATCCAGTTCTGAACCCGCGGCCGGCGTGAGGAGGCCGTGACATGTACTCCGCCATCGCCCGCAACAAGCGGAACACCTGGTTCATCCTCATCGGCTTCGTGCTGATCCTGGGCCTCATCGGACTGGTCGCCGGCTGGCTGGCCGGCAACAACTGGTGGATCACCGCCTTCATCCTGGTCTTCGCGGGCGGGTACGCGACGGTGCAGTACTTCCTCGCCGACCGCGAGGCGCTCGCCCTGTCGGGGGCGCGGGCGGTGACCGCGGCGGACGCACCCCGCTACCACCGGCTGGTCGAGAATCTCTGCATCACGACCGGCAGCCCGATGCCCGCCCTCTACGTGGTGCAGGACCCGTCGCCGAACGCGTTCGCGACCGGGCGCACGCCCGACAAGGCGGCCATCACGGTGACCACGGGGCTGTTCGAACGGCTCACCGATCGCGAGCTCGAGGGTGTGCTGGCCCACGAGCTCGCGCACATCCGCAACTACGACATCCGGGTGTCGCTGGTCGTCTTCGGGCTCGTCGTGGCGATCGGCATGCTGGCCGACATGTTCCTGCGGTTCGCCTTCTTCGGCGGTCGCCGCGCCGGCAACAACCAGGCGGCGGTCATCTTCATGCTGTTCGGCGTCGTCGCGGCGATCGTCTCACCGCTGCTGGCCGGCGCCGTCCAGGCGGCCATCTCCCGGCAGCGCGAGTATCTGGCCGACGCGACGGGCGCGATGACCACCCGCGACCCTGACGGACTGGCATCCGCCCTCGCGAAGATCGCCCAGCACGACGCCCCGCTGCAGCGGGCGCACACCTCGACGGCCCACCTGTGGCTGAGCAATCCGCTGCGGCCGAAAGGCCTGGCGAAGCTGTTCGCCACCCACCCGCCGATTCCCGACCGCATCGCCCGGCTCGAGCACATGGGCGGCCGGTTCTGAGGCCGCCCCGGCGCATTCCCGGTGCGGAACGCGTACGCCCCTAAACTGACACAGTGACTGGCACCGACGACAAAGCTCGGGGCGGATTCCTCGAGGCACTGCGCACCCGGACAGTGAGCACCGAGATCTCCGAGGGTGTGCCGCGCGGACTGCGCGTGGCGACCGCCTACGCGTGGCGGTTCATCGTGATCGCCGCGGCCATCGCTGTCGCGATCTGGCTGATCATCGAGCTGAAGCTGTTGGTGGTGCCGCTGCTGGTGGCGATCCTCGTGGCGGCGCTCGTGTGGCCCGCGTTCTCCTTCATGATCAGGCACCGGTTCCCGCGGTGGCTCGCGATCGTCATCGCCGTCATCGGCACGATCGCCATCATCACCGGCCTGGTATGGCTGGCGGTCTGGCAGATCGGGCTGCAGTGGGACTCAGTGCGGCTGCGCACCGGCGCCGCCGTCGAGGAGTTCCGCACCTACCTGATCGACGGCCCGCTGCACCTGACCGCCGAGCAGATCGACGACATCCTCGCGCAGACGTGGACCCTGCTGCAGGAGCAGGTCGATCTGCTGCTGTCGGGTGCGCTGGCCATCGGCAGCACAGTCGGCCACGTCGTCACCGGTGCGCTGCTGGCGCTGTTCATCCTGCTCTGCCTGCTCGCCGACGGCGCCGGCATCTGGCGCTGGGCGGTGCGGCTGTTCCCGCTGCGCGCGCGCCCCGCGGTCGACGGCGCCGGTCGTGCCGGCTGGCGCACGGTCGTCACCTACGCGCGGACCCAGCTGCTCGTCGCCACGATCGACTCGATCGGCATCTCGCTGGGGGCATTCTTGCTGGGCGTCCCGCTCGCCATCCCGATCGGCGTCCTCGTCTTCCTCGGCTCGTTCATCCCGTTCGTCGGCGCCGTCATCACCGGCGCGCTCGCGGTGTTCCTCGCCCTGGTCTACAACGGCCCGTGGATCGCGTTGTGGATGCTCGTCGTCGTGCTCGGCGTCCAGCAGCTGGAAGGCCACGTGCTGCAGCCGCTCCTGATGGGCGCGGCCGTCAAGGTGCACCCGCTCGCCGTCGTCCTCGTCGTCGCCGGCGGCGCGATGGTCGGCGGCATCCCCGGGGCCCTGTTCGCGGTGCCCCTGGCCGCGTTCGTGAACGTGGTCTGGATCTACATCTCGCGCCGCGCCTGGGAGACGGGCGCGGCCGCATTCCGGTCGGACGATCTGATCTGGAGCACCGTGCCGCGCACGAAGAGGAGCCCCGCGTGACCCACCCCACCCTGGCCGAGTTCGAAGACGCCGCCCGGGCGCTCAGCGACGTCATCCTGCGGACGCCGCTCGAGGACTCGGAGCACCTCAGCGATGTGCTCGGCGCACCCGTGCTGCTCAAGCTCGAGAACCTGCAGCGCACCGGCTCGTTCAAGATCCGCGGTGCCGCCTACCGCCTATCCCGCCTCACCGAGGCCGAACGCGCACGCGGTGTCGTCGCCGCCTCCGCGGGAAACCACGCCCAGGGCGTCGCACGTGCCGCGCAGGCACTCGGCATCGCCGCGACGATCTTCATGCCGCTGGGTGTACCGGTGCCCAAGCTCCTCGCCACTCGGGGCTACGGCGCCGACGTGGTGCTCGAAGGGGCCACCGTGGAGACCCCGCTGCGCCTCGCGGCGGAGTTCGCCGAGCGCACCGGGGCGGTGCTGATCCACCCGTTCGACCACCGCGACATCATCATCGGGCAGGGCACCCTGGGCCTCGAGATCATCGACGAGGTGCCCGACGTCGACACGGTGCTGGTGGGCATCGGCGGCGGCGGACTCATCGCCGGTGTCGCCGCCGCTATCAAGGCACGGGCGGCCGAACAGGGGCGCCGCGTGCGGATCATCGGAGTGCAGGCGGAGAACTCGGCCGCGTATCCGACCTCCCTGGAGGCCGGGCACCCGGTCGAGGTGGCAACGACACCCACGATCGCCGACGGCATCGCGGTGGCCCGGCCGGGAGACGTGCCGTTCGAGATCATCCGCGACCTGGTGGACGAGGTCGTCACCGTCACCGACGATGACATCGCCCGTGCGCTGCTGGTGCTGCTCGAGCGCGCGAAGGTCGTCGTGGAACCGGCCGGCGGCGTCGGGGTGGCGGCCATCCTGGCGGGAAAGATCCAGGCCACGGGAACGACCGTGTCGATCCTGTCCGGTGGCAACATCGATCCCCTGCTGCTGCAGCGGGTCGTGTCGCACGGGCTCGCGGCATCCGGTCGCTACATGACGTTGCAGATCCCGCTGCCCGACCGTCCCGGCCAGCTCGCGCGGGTGTCCGAGCTGCTGGCGATCGCCGGTGCGAACGTCATCGAGGTGCTGCACACCCGCCACGGTCAGGGCCTGCAGATCAGCGAGGTCGTGCTGCAGCTGAGCGTGGAGACCCGCGGTCGGGAGCACCGCGCGCAGGTGATCACGATCCTCGAAGAGGCCGGGTTCAGCCCGAAGCTCGTCGAGGACTGAACCCGAGCAGGGTCACTGGCCCGTGTAGGTCTCGACCTTCACGATCTCGACGGCGATCTCGCGGCCGTTGGGCGCGGTGTACGACGTCTTCTCGCCTTCCTTCAGCCCGAGAATGGCGCTGCCCAGCGGCGACGCCTCGCTGTAGACGTCGAGCTCGGAGTTCGCCGCGATCTCGCGGTTGCCGAGCAGGAAGACCTCTTCGCCGCCGGCGACCACGGCAGTGATGACGGTGCCCGATTCGACGGTGCCGTCGGACTCGGGGGCCTCGCCGACCTGGGCGTCCTTGAGCAGTTGCTGCAACGTGCGGATGCGCGCCTCCTGCTTGCCCTGCTCGTCCTTGGCGGCGTGGTATCCGCCGTTCTCCTTCAGGTCACCCTCTTCGCGGGCCGACTCGATGCGCTTGGCGATCTCTTCGCGACCGATCGTCGAGAGATGCTCGAGCTCGGCGGCGAGGCGATCGTACGCGTCCTGAGTGAGGAAGGTCACCGTGCTGTCGCTGGACACATCGTCTCCTTGATGATGGATGCCGGGGGAACGCCGGGGCGTAAGCCAAACGCCCCGGCGTCGAGCCGGGGCGCGCAATGTTCGGATCAGTTTACGGGATCCAGCAGTTGCTGGCCAATCCCGTGGTCGCCTCCGCAGTGGTCGGCACCGTGACGCTCAGCGCGCGTGAGGTGCTGTCACTGCCGGGGAACTCGACCACGCGCCACCCGACGACGCCGTGCTCGGGGTCCTGGGCCTCGACGGCGCACGCGACCGGTGTGCCGGGCCGGGACGTCACCTGGAAGCGGACCGTGACGCTGTGCGCGTCGTGCAGCTCGTAGCCGGTGGTGTCGTAGTCGACCGAATTCACCGCGCCGCTGACCGTCGTCCAGCCGACATAGCCGATCAGTCCGGCCGCGAGGACGCCGACCACGATCCACAGCCCCCAGCGCGGCCGGGAACGGCCATACCGGTCGGCGAGCTTGCGCTCGATCGCGTCGGTGGTCATGCGGCATCCGTTCTAGGCTGGACTTCCAGGCTAAGCGCTCGCGGGCGGGAACGAGGACACATGGATGCACTGATGTGGCTGGCGACGACTCCGACTCCGAGCCCGACCCCGGTGCTGCCCGATCCGGAAGCTGTGACACCGGGCTTTGCGGGCTTCCTGGCCATCGCGGTGCTCGCGCTCGCCGTCGTGCTGCTGCTGATCGACATGCTGCGGCGCATCCGCCGGGCACGATACCGCTCCGAGATCGGCGAAGACCTCGACGCCGAAGCCGCCGCGCTGGAAGCCGGCGCCGCCGAGGACCGCGCGATCGACAGCGACGAGATTCCGCCTACGCCCCCAGCGAAGGACTGACCGGGTTCAGCGCGATCAGCAGACACGCCGTCCAGTGGCACAGGAACGCCAGGACCGTGCACGCGTGGAAGATCTCGTGGAAGCCGAAGTGGCCCGGCCACGGGTTCGGCTTCTTCAGGCCGTAGACGATCGCGCCGCCGGTGTAGAGCAGGCCGCCGACGATCACGAGGACCATCATGGCGGGGTCGGCGCGGAACAGGTCCACCATGTACATGACCGCCGCCCAGCCCAGCACCAGGTAGAGCGCGACATACAGCCAGCGGGGCGCGTTGATCCAGAACACCCGGAACAGAATGCCCAGGAGCGCACCGGACCACACCAGGATCAGCAGCAGACGCCCCTGCTCCGGCGGCAGGGCGAGCACCGCCAGCGGGGTATAGGTGCCGGCGATCAGCAGCAGGATGTTCGCGTGATCGATGCGCTTGAGAACGGCCTTGGTCCTGGGTCCCCAGTCGAACCGGTGATACAGCGCCGAGTTGCCGAACAGCAGGAGGGAGCTCGCCATGAAGACCGCGCACGCCCACTTCGCCGCGCCGCCCTCCGCGAGCATGATGAGCACGATGCCCGCGGCTATCGCGATCGGGAACGTGGCGGCATGCAGCCACCCGCGCCAGCTGGGCTTGAGCTCCACGTGGGCGCTCACCGCCGCGGCATCCATCAGCGGAAGCTGCGGCATCTCGGCGCCATCGTCGGCCGGGGGTCGGGTCACGAGATGAGCCTACGCCGCGCCATATGCCGGGGCGTACATGCCGGGCTCGGGGCGGTAGCGTAAAGGACGTGGCGCGTGCGGATGGGACTCAGGGGCGAGGACTCCTCTACCGTGTGTACTCGTCGCGGCTCAAGCGGCAGCTGACGCCCGATGCCGTGCCGCGCCATGTCGCGATGATGATCGACGGCAACCGCCGCTGGGCACGTCAGGCCGGGTACCCGACCGCCGCCGAGGGACACCGGGCCGGCGCCGCCAAGATGCGCGAGTTCCTGTGCTGGTGCGACGAGCTCGGCATCCACGTCGTGTCGCTGTATCTGCTGTCGACCGACAATGTGCGCAAGCGCGACTCGCAGGAGCTCGCCGACCTCATCGAGATCATCGCCGAGCTCGCCGAGGGACTCTCGCACGAGCCCGGCTGGCGGGTGAAGCACGTCGGCCGCGCCGAGATCCTGCCGGCTGACCTCGCACGGGTGCTGCACACCGCCGAAGAGCACACCAAGGACAACACCGGCATGCACGTGAACCTCGCCGTCGGCTACGGCGGACGCGGCGAGATCGTCGATGCGGTGCGCAGCATCATCGCGCAGCATCGCGTCGGCGGCGGTTCGCTGGAGGAGCTCGCCGAGAGCCTCACGCCCGAGCAGATCGGCGAGCACCTCTACACCGGCGGGCAGCCCGACCCGGACCTTGTGATCCGCACATCGGGGGAGCAGCGCCTCAGCGACTTCCTGCTGTGGCAGTCGGCGCACTCGGAGTTCTACTTCGTCGAGGCGCTCGGCCCGGACCTCCGCGAAGTGGACTTCCTGCGTGCGATCCGCGATTACGCCACGCGCGACCGTCGCTACGGAAGCTGACGCCTCCGGTCGCGGGGCGTTCGCGTGCCACAATGTGAGGCGTGACCGATCTGGAACCGTACCTCGCCTCGTTCGACGCTGAGCCGGGCTATCTGAACTGGGCGGCGTATGGGCCGCTGTCGCCGGCGGTGCGTGCCGAGGCACTCGCGGATGCCGAGTTGCTGGGCACGGGGCGCTCGGCGGGCATCGAACTGGTCTCGGGACGATCCGTCGAGGCGCGCGAGCTGCTCGCCGAGCTGCTCGACGCCGCCACCGACGAGGTGACCCTGCAGCCCTCGACCACGTACGGGCTGCAGCAGGCGTTCTTCGGCCTCAGCGGCGACGTGCTGCTGTCTCCGCGCGAGTTCCCCGCGATCCCGGTCACCGCGCGGCGGGCGCAGGATGCCCGCGGCCTGCTGCGCGTGCAGGAGCTGGAGGCCTCCGACGGCCTCGTCACCCCTGACGCCGTCCGCGAGGCACTCACCGACGACGTCACCGCGCTCGCGCTGAGCCTGGTCGACTTCCGGACCGGGTACCTCGCCGACCTCACCGCGTTGCGCGATGTCATCGGCGACCGTCTGCTGATCGTCGACGCGGTCCAGGGCTTCGGAGTCGTCGACGCCGACTGGGCCGCCGCGGACGTCGTGTGCGGCAACGGCTACAAGTGGCTGCGCGCGGGCCGGGGCACCGGCTTCGCCCGCTTCTCACCCCGGGCGCGCGAGCGCATCGAGCCGGTCCTGTCGAGCGCAATGGGCATGGACGGCGACGTCACCACCGTCGGCGTTCCGCAGCCGCGCGCCAGTGCTCAGGCGTACACCGTCTCCCCGCCCGACATGCTCGCGTCGGCGCGGCTGGTCACGGCGCTGCGTGAGGTGGCGGATGCCGGGGTGCCGGCGATCGCAGCCGAACTGCGCGACCGCGCGCAGCACGTCATGACGCTGGCCGACCGGTACGGCGTGCAGGTGATCACCTCGCGCGAGCACCATGCCGGCATCGTCACGCTCGCTCCGGCACCGCGGGAGGCCGGCGCGCTGGCGGCGGCCCTGGCCAACCACGGCGTGACCGCGACGGCGCGCGAGGGCATGCTGCGCATCGCGCCCCACGTGGGCACCGGCGCCGACTCGTTCGGCCTGCTGGGCGACGCCCTCGCGGCCGTGGCCGCCCACCGCGTGGACGACGACGCTGCCCCGGTCGTCACCGAGAGTTAGCATTGCGGACAGCCCACGCGGCGTGTCGATTGCGGCTCGCGGGCCGGCTCCGACGTACCGTCAGAGGCATCGGGCAGAGTGCCCGGTCGGGTCGGCCTCTCCACTGACTCGTGGCCCCTGGTCGACTCGAGACTGCCGGGCGGGATCCGCCCGGGGCGGGAGTGGGTCGTGATCACACAGGCACCTCAGCAGCAGCATCTCGAGGATCCGAACCGGCTGGACGACGTCGAATCGCAGCGTGCGGAGCAGGATCTGCGCACCTACGTGCTCGATACGTCGGTGCTCCTCAGCGATCCGCGTGCGTTGTTCCGGTTCGCCGAGCACTCCGTGGTGATCCCGATCGTGGTGATCAGCGAGCTCGAGGGCAAGCGCCACGACCCCGAGATCGGCTACTTCGCGCGGCAGGCGCTGCGCCACCTCGATGAGCTGCGCATCGAGCACGGCCGCCTGGACCACCCGGTGCCCGTCGGCGTCGACGGCACCGTGCGGGTCGAGCTGACCAACACCGATCCGAGCGTGCTGCCGATGGGCATGCGCCTGGGCGACAACGACACGCGTATCCTCGCCGTGGCCATGCACCTGTCCCAGGAGG
This DNA window, taken from Microbacterium invictum, encodes the following:
- a CDS encoding DUF4307 domain-containing protein, yielding MTTDAIERKLADRYGRSRPRWGLWIVVGVLAAGLIGYVGWTTVSGAVNSVDYDTTGYELHDAHSVTVRFQVTSRPGTPVACAVEAQDPEHGVVGWRVVEFPGSDSTSRALSVTVPTTAEATTGLASNCWIP
- a CDS encoding aminotransferase class V-fold PLP-dependent enzyme — protein: MTDLEPYLASFDAEPGYLNWAAYGPLSPAVRAEALADAELLGTGRSAGIELVSGRSVEARELLAELLDAATDEVTLQPSTTYGLQQAFFGLSGDVLLSPREFPAIPVTARRAQDARGLLRVQELEASDGLVTPDAVREALTDDVTALALSLVDFRTGYLADLTALRDVIGDRLLIVDAVQGFGVVDADWAAADVVCGNGYKWLRAGRGTGFARFSPRARERIEPVLSSAMGMDGDVTTVGVPQPRASAQAYTVSPPDMLASARLVTALREVADAGVPAIAAELRDRAQHVMTLADRYGVQVITSREHHAGIVTLAPAPREAGALAAALANHGVTATAREGMLRIAPHVGTGADSFGLLGDALAAVAAHRVDDDAAPVVTES
- a CDS encoding isoprenyl transferase, translated to MARADGTQGRGLLYRVYSSRLKRQLTPDAVPRHVAMMIDGNRRWARQAGYPTAAEGHRAGAAKMREFLCWCDELGIHVVSLYLLSTDNVRKRDSQELADLIEIIAELAEGLSHEPGWRVKHVGRAEILPADLARVLHTAEEHTKDNTGMHVNLAVGYGGRGEIVDAVRSIIAQHRVGGGSLEELAESLTPEQIGEHLYTGGQPDPDLVIRTSGEQRLSDFLLWQSAHSEFYFVEALGPDLREVDFLRAIRDYATRDRRYGS
- a CDS encoding AI-2E family transporter; translated protein: MTGTDDKARGGFLEALRTRTVSTEISEGVPRGLRVATAYAWRFIVIAAAIAVAIWLIIELKLLVVPLLVAILVAALVWPAFSFMIRHRFPRWLAIVIAVIGTIAIITGLVWLAVWQIGLQWDSVRLRTGAAVEEFRTYLIDGPLHLTAEQIDDILAQTWTLLQEQVDLLLSGALAIGSTVGHVVTGALLALFILLCLLADGAGIWRWAVRLFPLRARPAVDGAGRAGWRTVVTYARTQLLVATIDSIGISLGAFLLGVPLAIPIGVLVFLGSFIPFVGAVITGALAVFLALVYNGPWIALWMLVVVLGVQQLEGHVLQPLLMGAAVKVHPLAVVLVVAGGAMVGGIPGALFAVPLAAFVNVVWIYISRRAWETGAAAFRSDDLIWSTVPRTKRSPA
- the greA gene encoding transcription elongation factor GreA: MSSDSTVTFLTQDAYDRLAAELEHLSTIGREEIAKRIESAREEGDLKENGGYHAAKDEQGKQEARIRTLQQLLKDAQVGEAPESDGTVESGTVITAVVAGGEEVFLLGNREIAANSELDVYSEASPLGSAILGLKEGEKTSYTAPNGREIAVEIVKVETYTGQ
- a CDS encoding M48 family metalloprotease, coding for MYSAIARNKRNTWFILIGFVLILGLIGLVAGWLAGNNWWITAFILVFAGGYATVQYFLADREALALSGARAVTAADAPRYHRLVENLCITTGSPMPALYVVQDPSPNAFATGRTPDKAAITVTTGLFERLTDRELEGVLAHELAHIRNYDIRVSLVVFGLVVAIGMLADMFLRFAFFGGRRAGNNQAAVIFMLFGVVAAIVSPLLAGAVQAAISRQREYLADATGAMTTRDPDGLASALAKIAQHDAPLQRAHTSTAHLWLSNPLRPKGLAKLFATHPPIPDRIARLEHMGGRF
- the ilvA gene encoding threonine ammonia-lyase codes for the protein MTHPTLAEFEDAARALSDVILRTPLEDSEHLSDVLGAPVLLKLENLQRTGSFKIRGAAYRLSRLTEAERARGVVAASAGNHAQGVARAAQALGIAATIFMPLGVPVPKLLATRGYGADVVLEGATVETPLRLAAEFAERTGAVLIHPFDHRDIIIGQGTLGLEIIDEVPDVDTVLVGIGGGGLIAGVAAAIKARAAEQGRRVRIIGVQAENSAAYPTSLEAGHPVEVATTPTIADGIAVARPGDVPFEIIRDLVDEVVTVTDDDIARALLVLLERAKVVVEPAGGVGVAAILAGKIQATGTTVSILSGGNIDPLLLQRVVSHGLAASGRYMTLQIPLPDRPGQLARVSELLAIAGANVIEVLHTRHGQGLQISEVVLQLSVETRGREHRAQVITILEEAGFSPKLVED
- a CDS encoding D-arabinono-1,4-lactone oxidase, whose product is MTRPGGTWENWARTEKVRPRRVEFPSTISAVRRSVQSSATRGLQVKAIGAGHSFSGIAVSPGTLLDLSDLSGLVSVDRERSRVRLLAGTRLHRIPTLLKPYGLAMANLGDIDRQSISGAISTGTHGTGSAFGGIATQVVAATLVTADGELLTVDDDENTDLLPAVALGLGALGILVDVTLQCVPAFGLRAVEQAEPLDDVVLTLTDRAAAADHFEFYWFPHTDVAQTKTNARMPADEPVEPLSPARRWVDDRLIGTAVHQAVCTVGRIVPPLVPTINRASAAVWGQRTFSDRSDRVFATTRGVRFREMEYAVPVERLGEAFTQLRTLIDDSGWRIEFPVEVRTASADDLWLSTAHGRETGYIAVHRYLRADPTAYFAAVEEIMLAHDGRPHWGKMHTQRAATLRERYPRFDDFVALRDRLDPTRMFSNAYLDRVLGG
- the trhA gene encoding PAQR family membrane homeostasis protein TrhA; the encoded protein is MPQLPLMDAAAVSAHVELKPSWRGWLHAATFPIAIAAGIVLIMLAEGGAAKWACAVFMASSLLLFGNSALYHRFDWGPRTKAVLKRIDHANILLLIAGTYTPLAVLALPPEQGRLLLILVWSGALLGILFRVFWINAPRWLYVALYLVLGWAAVMYMVDLFRADPAMMVLVIVGGLLYTGGAIVYGLKKPNPWPGHFGFHEIFHACTVLAFLCHWTACLLIALNPVSPSLGA
- a CDS encoding LemA family protein, which encodes MEWLIPVLIVVGLVVIVGIYLWATYNSLVALKVRVDEAWSDITVQLKRRADLLPNLIEAVKGYAAHEKAVFENVTRARAETLAVSSPADAGVAEGHMQQALKSLFAVAEAYPQLQASQNFLHLQQAVVDTEDKIQASRRFYNGGVRELNTKIKVFPNNLFARNLGFTEREFFEVVDGAAIAEPPRIQF